One Candidatus Latescibacter sp. DNA window includes the following coding sequences:
- a CDS encoding DUF3656 domain-containing protein, which yields MQEYLIVSMLKLPELLAPAGSLETFKAGFDAGADAFYLGYRDFNARRRAKNFIGEELHLAADYAHQAGKKIYITLNTLIFDREISDLIRLIELLREIRADAVIVQDWGVISILREEYPELPIHASTQMFCHNSLHAKFLGSQGIRRIILPRELTLEEIGAVMKQVPLEYEVFIHGAMCFSLSGCCLASSYLYGESGNRGECRQICRFPFRTNEGTVYPFSMKDLQAYEVIGKLIETGVSALKIEGRLKNAAYVAETVSAYRKMLDTYRASTDRAGAELVEVPQELARQRESASGYFVRGPEYDRLVQKLSTGTSGEVFGKVQGIRGKEVRIDHVLKPLKGLRLRIQDARGNNIHEGALLDFSRERSGKGKEILIWKIAAALRTDGYTAPFTVYHVGRSAPRNIRRLLEKKRKKICIETLSLNLHIIQDSIHIATVAGGFPTPWEKVYPLKTMQSVSSPLNHETCEKIFSQVDKYPFHIKTIVCHIEENLFCPVSELKRIRRGFYLELHDSFLERAETERNARYDRIMEKRAAILKNHECVEESSRFFLYADFPQPEISKKTEYTVYSLEVGEIPKVPPAPNVMILPPLFMSEAMVAAAGEWVGKLVSKGYTRFMIPTYGWLSLMEKYPAVDLTAGPFLYVVNPLAVEFLSKRGVRRFVLSPDIRSEDAGPLVRFDNRLVPLNAPKDMFVSRLRATEGYYFLKKTALRPRYYCEYTVYETGK from the coding sequence ATGCAAGAATATTTGATAGTGTCTATGCTAAAACTCCCCGAACTTCTCGCTCCCGCCGGCTCTCTTGAGACATTCAAAGCCGGTTTCGATGCCGGCGCCGATGCTTTCTACCTCGGTTACCGTGATTTCAACGCCCGCCGCAGGGCGAAGAATTTTATCGGGGAGGAGCTTCATCTGGCGGCTGATTATGCTCATCAGGCGGGAAAAAAGATATATATCACCCTGAACACCCTGATTTTCGACCGTGAAATTTCCGATCTCATCCGCCTGATAGAGCTGCTCCGGGAAATACGGGCCGATGCTGTTATCGTCCAGGACTGGGGGGTTATTTCCATTCTGCGGGAAGAGTATCCCGAACTGCCCATCCATGCTTCTACCCAGATGTTCTGCCATAACTCCCTCCATGCAAAGTTTCTCGGTTCCCAGGGGATTCGCCGGATCATACTTCCAAGAGAACTGACCCTGGAAGAAATCGGCGCCGTCATGAAACAGGTTCCTCTCGAATACGAGGTTTTCATTCACGGCGCGATGTGCTTTTCCCTTTCCGGGTGCTGCCTGGCCTCTTCGTACCTGTACGGTGAATCAGGAAACCGGGGCGAATGCCGCCAGATATGCAGGTTCCCTTTCAGAACGAACGAGGGAACCGTATACCCCTTTTCCATGAAAGATCTCCAGGCTTATGAAGTGATCGGGAAACTTATCGAGACGGGCGTTTCCGCACTGAAGATCGAAGGAAGACTGAAAAATGCCGCCTATGTCGCCGAAACGGTTTCCGCATACAGGAAAATGCTAGATACATATAGAGCGAGCACCGATAGAGCGGGCGCTGAGCTTGTCGAAGTGCCTCAGGAGCTTGCCAGACAGAGAGAATCGGCATCGGGGTATTTCGTGAGAGGTCCGGAGTACGACCGGCTGGTGCAGAAATTGTCCACGGGGACATCAGGAGAAGTGTTCGGGAAAGTGCAGGGTATCAGGGGAAAGGAAGTCAGGATTGACCATGTTCTGAAACCTCTGAAAGGCCTGCGCCTCCGTATCCAGGATGCCCGGGGTAATAATATCCATGAGGGCGCTCTACTCGACTTTTCCAGGGAACGGAGCGGGAAAGGAAAAGAAATACTGATATGGAAAATAGCGGCGGCCCTGCGGACAGACGGATATACAGCGCCTTTCACCGTTTATCATGTCGGCAGGAGCGCCCCGAGGAATATTCGCCGCCTGCTCGAAAAGAAGCGAAAGAAAATATGTATTGAAACTCTTTCGCTGAATTTGCATATTATACAGGACAGTATTCACATAGCGACCGTTGCCGGAGGATTTCCCACCCCATGGGAAAAAGTGTATCCCCTTAAAACCATGCAGTCGGTTTCCAGCCCTCTGAACCACGAGACCTGCGAGAAGATTTTTTCCCAGGTCGACAAGTATCCTTTCCATATCAAGACAATCGTCTGCCATATCGAAGAGAATCTTTTCTGCCCGGTAAGCGAACTCAAGAGGATTCGCAGGGGGTTTTACCTGGAACTCCATGATTCCTTCCTCGAAAGAGCGGAAACGGAAAGGAACGCGCGATATGACAGGATCATGGAAAAAAGGGCGGCGATTCTGAAAAATCACGAGTGCGTGGAGGAAAGTTCCCGGTTTTTTCTGTATGCCGACTTCCCACAACCGGAGATATCGAAAAAGACGGAATACACCGTTTACAGCCTGGAGGTTGGTGAAATACCGAAGGTTCCGCCCGCTCCAAATGTGATGATCCTTCCGCCGCTGTTTATGTCCGAGGCGATGGTCGCTGCGGCTGGGGAGTGGGTGGGGAAACTGGTTTCCAAAGGATATACACGCTTCATGATCCCGACTTACGGCTGGTTGAGTCTTATGGAAAAATATCCGGCTGTGGATCTTACTGCCGGGCCATTTTTGTATGTAGTCAATCCTTTAGCGGTGGAATTTCTTTCGAAGCGAGGGGTTCGCAGGTTTGTCCTCTCGCCGGATATCAGGTCGGAAGATGCCGGACCGCTCGTCCGGTTCGATAACCGGCTGGTCCCCCTTAATGCGCCGAAAGATATGTTTGTAAGCCGCCTCAGGGCGACAGAGGGATATTACTTCCTGAAAAAAACCGCCTTACGGCCACGATATTACTGCGAGTACACCGTTTATGAAACTGGCAAGTGA